DNA sequence from the Siniperca chuatsi isolate FFG_IHB_CAS linkage group LG3, ASM2008510v1, whole genome shotgun sequence genome:
TCCGTAAACCTTGAATTAAATGGGAATTATCAACATAGTTTTGTAACATAGCAACAAAAGTATTCTGAAAGTACAAGTTTGCTTTTCAAGATAATGGTATGAGCTTTTTTGTGTTGGAACTTGAAGGATCCAGTCAACAGTAACCTGAATGATTGTGGTCATAATTGTTTAAATgcaaaatggcagaaaaaaatgaaaaacaggaaatatctTTTAGTCTATGTTGCTTTTTGATCAATTTGtcccctccctttctcttcgTTTATTTTTTtgggcggtgtagtccctcattcgtccaggagtgttctatcgtagaaaaggtttcagtcgtagtcatctggacactgttttcagaatcaagacgtttcggctcccatccggaagtcattctcaattgtgaaaaaattggacgggaactggaaatttaagctactctggtACTTACTTATTAGCTTATAGCTACTTATTTTTTTGGTTATCCACTTGTCTCTGCATCTCTCAGGAAATCCACAAGAAGGTCATGTCCCTGCAGTTTAGTGAATGCCACACAAAGATCAGGCATGTGGATGCCCATGCCACACTGAGTGATGGAGTGGTGGTGCAAGTCCTTGGAGAACTGTCCAACAATGGTCAGCCCATGAGGAAGTTTATGCAAACTTTTGTGCTTGCACCAGAGGTGAGTACCTCTACTTACAGTACTATTAACAGGCATCAAGCTCAAGTGATAACAGTAACAAATAATTATTTCCTGAGATTTATGGCTTAAttattaactgtaaatatatatattttggttGTCTTATTGGCTCAAATAGACCTGATAACAGGAGATGAGTTGCAGTTGCTTTAATGAAATTACTCAAAATATGAAAGTGTGCCAGTGTGATCCTTCAATTTAATATGTGgttgggtttttatttttaaaactcttGAACACTGAAATTTGTgtggattttctttttgtttgcatGACAAATTTCCTTAGGGTTCGGTGGCAAACAAGTTCTATGTCCACAATGACATCTTCCGTTACGAGGATGAGGTTTTTGGAGACTCTGAAGCTGAGCTTGATGAGGGTAAGATGGTCACAAATATCCCATACAGTTTTTAGTGGTGGTTTCGTGGTTAAATGAGGGTGTTGATGGAAATAACTTctcaatttgtttattttctcttacttagaatcagaggaggaagttgaggaggagcaagaggagaGGCAGCCGTCCCCTGAGCCACTTCAAGAAAGCCCTAACAGCACCACCTATTACGAAACTCATCCTGTCACGTATGCTAAAACTTCATCATAAcatcaataatatatattagtGTGTTTCCCTTTTTATTGATCAAGCATGAAGGattttgctttttaaacttCTGTGGATGTGACAGCATGCTGATTTGTGCTCTGTAGTAATGGAGTAGAGGAGCCCATGGAGGAGCCAGCTCCAGAACCCGAGCCGGAGCCTGAACCAGAGCCCAAAGTAGAGGAGATAAAGCCTGAAGCAGATGAGAAGGTTCtggaagagatggaggagaaagCACCTTCACCGGTCCCTGTGGAGTCCCCACCAAACACCCAGGAGCCTCCCAAGGTAAGACTGATGTCTCTGTAAAATAAATCCATAATGATGTTGTTATAAGAGTAGCGTAGCTCCTTTAAGGAATAGGGCAGTGCATAATGTGTGTAGGTAGCGAGCAAAGGAAAAGGTTAGCAGTAAAGTTGTGAATCTGgcaataaatgtacagtgtaggttacagtgtTAGCCTTTCCTGCTTAGCTTCAAACTGTTGTCGGGAAGCACAGgggagatgttttttttccctccaggGCGGAAGTGGATTCTTACTTCGGGGCTAACTACCTTCACTTTTCTAGCAGTTGTGAAATAGACAAGACTTTatttggtcttgagaagctgcagcatttattaacacactgtaacctacactgtacatttactgccagatttACAACTTCACTGttaaccttttcctctgctccacTTGCATTCACAGTCACTTTTCTGCCGCTCACTCTCACTTGCTCAACCACACAGTAGCTACGCACACACATTACGCACTGCCCTATTCCTTAAAGGAGCTACGCTACTCTTATAACAGTGATAAATCCAAAACTGAATGTCTTCTGTGACTATTTATCCATTTTTCCGTGTTTAAAAAACGTTATTGTTAGCCGTCCACTGTCAATCTCATGATTCCTTGGGTTGAGTCTGTCGACCAATCAGAGGCTATATTCCTGACTGGGCGTGTGTGACAGCTCTGATCTCAAACGCATTGCGCAATGGAATAACATGAGATTTACCCTCTTCCAATAgattggaaaaaataataataatttgcgGTGATGAAGGTAATGAGCTCAACCCCGCGGTAGGCATCACATGACCACGGTTATGCGGTTAGCCCTATGTTGCAGCCCTAACAATGCATTACTGCATCCCTCACAGACTTCCTCGTGGGCCTCAGTGACCAGTAAAAACCTGCCTCCTACCGGCACAGTCGCCTCCTCTGGAATCTCACCTCATGTTGTTAAAGCGCCAAGCTCACAGGTAAACAACTACTACTAGACATGAAATTCAtgcaaaatataacaaatttgaatttttctaataaaataaactgtaaaagaGCACAATAGAAATGGGTCACTATATAGGAGTCTACCACAATGTTTATTTCAAACGTACATTGCATTAAAGATTAGATGGTTAATAGCAGCagtagattttttattttttttttatttttttgagttTGTGTGAGAAGCACCTTTTGACAGAACTGAGTTCTGTGCCGTATTTAGGAACATTAGGGTTTGCACTTTTCAGACAGCAGAGtcccaaaataaagaaaattcaCTCTACATGTGTACCAGCAGGGGTAGGTTTTCTGAAAAGGGTTGTGGTGTTTAtagtgtctttatttatttctttaagaaaTGTCCTTTCGCAAAGACTTTATGAAAGCATGTTGTAGCCCATGTACTGTTTTCCAGTCTCATGATTTCAAGACTTGCTCAGACTTAAAGTTTTTATGGAAGATTTGTACAGCAGTTTAAACGGGCTTTGATTATATAAGCATGCCTTCCTATAGGAATAGGCGATATTATTGAAAACCCCtcggtatatgtaattttatattgccATATCACTTTGCCTTGAATTTTGAAgcacattttctggaaaatcaaattagaaaatggataaaataaccagattctctaggtgtcttttttttttttttcataatcaaGTGAATAAAATACCTGGGGGGGAAAACAAGGTACTTTATCACATTTTACGGGTGCTCCGATCAGGATTTTTGGGGCCAATCATCGATCTCTGGAAGCAGTATGGACCAATACTGATCATAGGATCTATATGAAGCCTTCTATTTATTGtgtagcttttatttatttaactattcttAACAATGTATACAAAGTATTAAAGTTAAGAGATGCAAAAGTATCGTGAGCTGTCTATTTATTGGCGGGCAATGTATTCCACTGTCTCTTCTTAGAGGTGTAACTTTCTTCAAGACACAACTTAAACCATATGACCTATGCTTGGTTATTGGGAGCAGCTTAGAGCttaacaaatatatacagtgtttcccacagaatgAGTGTAACTGTGGCCGGGAGGAGGggtatatttctatttctaataggttatttcttatttcaccatttaaattctacttaattctccaccttattttagtgtttactcacaaactactttaatctgctcaccttacTTTTCTCTTCGGTTCTCTCTTCTCTACAtatgcacacacctacacctctgtctcATTAATGCGCgcacacaccggcttgcccagccagtctctttctctcttgctctatCATACAGGGACATACaggctgtatgtgtctgctctgttgactttcttgGTCAGCGGTaggttttataaagtcgcccaaaaaacacaagtaacacaagttttttatttttattttatttttatttttttacccgctattccgttttcacaacagcaggtgagctgtgtgtggaggaggcttgttgttaatgacgtagcctatCGAAACAAACGTGGTACTGAATGACCTCTGCACCaacaggtgtgttcactgttgctttaaCGTTGCTTGGAAAGTCCACCGTGTCTGCGTCTTCTAACGTAATACTTGTTAACGTCTCTTGGTCGCACGCTAAAATGGGTCGCCGACCATTAATATACGTAGGCAGCATTGTATCATCTGATCAGCTCACCACCAGTCAAAGTATTTATAACGAATATGGGCCGATAATGATCGGTGGCTGATCAATCGGAGCACCCTTAATGATATTAAtacaaaaatcatataaaaatgttgttGCCACAAAACAGTTCTGCTCACTGATTTTCAATATTGCCCACAGTGGGGGGATACATAGACATATTAAATCAACAGATATTTCGCTATAAACGGTATGAAATATTCTCTGACAGTAGAAAAATGTATATCATCTCATGATGTATACAATATTGTCATATTAACCAACACTACCTCTCTATAGTCAAACAAGGCCTTGTTTAAAAGGTGGTGCACTTGGtcaaaaatcaattcaaatttaCTTTTGCTAAAGCCCAAGATTGGTGAGGAAGGTCATTGGCAGGCGGTCGTATATGTGTCCGTTAATGGACGTTGGTCAATCCAATACTAAGCAGAGACAgccttaaaggaacagttcaccccaaaatccaaactgcatatttttcctcttacctgtagtgctgtagtttggattttggggtgaactgtcccttaaGTGGTGTAAATCGTTGGCAGAAATTAATTGTTGATGTGAACTActacatcaacaacaaaaacacacaagggaAAGATAGTCATTTAGAATTTTAATCAAACCTACAGCTTGAATGTTATTGacaaatatacaatacaaatatatgatttcacaataaaataaaatgggtaAAGGGGACAAAAATGCGCTCAAAAGGAAGctgtaattctgtttttaattatccTAAGCAATTTGCATTGCAGGAACGTGACTTGAGACTAAATCACATTACCAGCTCAGGCAGGGTGACTTAAACTGATTTCTCTGGAGGACCATGTAAAAGCAATGATGAAAAAGATGTGTGGttcatttagtcttttttttgtttttgttttttttgtttgtgtgtgtgtgtgtgtgtgtgtgtgacaatcCTCCCCCACACAGCCCAGAGTTGAAACCAAGCCGGAGACACAGACTGCACCTCTTCGGCCCAGAGACCAGCGCACACGTGACAGACCGGCCTTCATTCCACGGGGTCCCAGACCTGGTAATGCCAACGCTCATTAGCCAGATTAAGGGTTAATCActtatttttttagcttttcattTAGCTTATTCTTACACCTTGCATGTCTCTGTCACTATTAGATGGTGTTGCATCTTCGGAGTTACAAACGGGAAAACCACACTTGAGTTTTGTTAACAAAGGTAAACATAACGGTTTAAAGTCACATCTAAATGAATCCTTTCATGATTATTCTTTGATTACTGAGAATATTATTCAGTCATTGTCTTCTTACACTTGGCATGAGTTTGATGCCAGGAATTTTACCTTCTTGGATTTTAATGCAAATAATTAATGTGAGCTGATCTCATGTTTTTCTGCCTGTTGTTCTGACCTGCAGGTGGCAGGGGAGATGCCGACTCTGGTGACATGGACAGCAGGCGAATTGTCCGGTACCCAGACAGCCACCAGCTTTTTGTTGGCAACCTCCCACATGACATTGACGAGAGCGAGTTGAAAGAGTTCTTCATGAGTACGTTTCCTCAAAAAGCAACACTgtgtagataaaaaaaacaaaaaaaaacatccaaagcTGTTTTTGAGTGTGAATAAGTATTAGTTATATtacacatctttttttcttgcagcaTATGGAAATGTTGTGGAGCTACGGATCAACACCAAGGGCGTTGGTGGGAAGTTGCCCAACTTTGGATTTGTGGTCTTTGACGACTCTGATCCTGTGCAAAGAATCCTGGGGGCCAAGGTAGAAGGGGCATGTATTGACATTTCATTACCCACTTTCATTCTTTTGGTGGTGGTTTGGTGACACACATTTCTACAATTAGCCTGATCCCGAATCTGACACAATAGGGATACACCCCCACAGGACATGAAATAATTAAAGCCACTGTCTGTTAgaatactttttatatttatatataatacattttcatgtcagTAACAAATCGAGCTTGTTAACAGATATCTATGTtcagtttgaaaaacaaacaaaagaaaaaacacaaggagCTGCAGGTAAGATAAAATATGAACTAGGAAGTGCAGTTCGAAGGCTCATCAAATGCCAAGACACCACACAGTGGTTTATACTACTTTAAGGCAGGATGTTTCAACCCTGGAAAGCTATTACTGTAGCAATAATTTTCTCCAAAACAGTAGATTGGCACAATGCTGCTGTACATCTTATAAAGTATTCTAACTGGGATGGTTGCCTGCACATATTTGATCTGCCATTgtggcaaaagttgagccaggatCAACTTTTTTTCTTAACCCCAGTGTGGTGGAAATCATTGACACGAATGAGGAggctgtgttttgtctgtcatAGATAATACTGTTGCAACAGATTTTCTACACGAAATATCCCAGTCCAAAAGGCAGCTGACGCTCTAGAAATCTATAGAAAAGCTATCTACCAATATCCAAGTAACTGCCCTTTAAGAACCTGGGTGTTAGATATGTGAGTGACCAAACAGTAACAGCAGGTTAACACAGCAATGCCTAAGTGGGCGTTAGACCGAAAACAGCCCTGCGTGTAAAACAACACAAGGGGCTGCGTTGGAGGGTGCGTGTTGCTTCCTGTGTTGGCACCCCCACTGAGATGCCGGACTggcctcattcaaatgaatgagggggctGAGTTTTTTCATGCAGGGCTAAAGTCGGTCTGGACACAGCCTCAGAGATTAAATTGTTTCGCTGGCAGGGACACAGAACTTGTCAGGTCAGACTAATGTGACACAGAGCAGTGCTTACATAGGGTCTGGCACAGATTAGCAACGTTGTGTGCAAACCAGTGAATGATGTGGGTTGTGAAATAGACAGGGAAATATTAGGTCCTGGTTTATCCTGTAGTGACCTTGCTTTTCTCCCTGCAGCCCATCATGTTTCGAGGAGAGGTGCGTCTGAatgtggaggagaagaagacGAGGGCGGTGCGTGAACGAGAGACCCGTGGTGGAGGAGAAGAGCGTCGGGACATGAGGCGCAATGACCGAGGCCCCGGAGGTTCAAGAGGCATCGTGGGAAGTGGAATGATGCGTGAACGTGACGGGAGGGGACCACCACCTCGAGGCGGCATGGCCCCCAAACCTGGCATGGGCTCCGGACGAGGCTCTGGTGGCCAGGGAGAGGGTCGCTTCACGACACAGCGCCGCTGAGAAGAGCACCACCTGCAGTGTGGAAGTAGTACAGTGTTCTTCATCAACCGTTCTCGTTAACGAAAAGAAATCTTCATGTATAAACgtatatatttgggtttttttgttttgttttgttttttttattttttgttcccTCTTTGCTTTGGAATGTGACACAGCCTGTCAACCATTTGTTTGtgaaatagacaaaacaaaataagcaaacaaaaaatTTCGCTTATTAGTTGTGAGCTGAGCATCCTTTTCAGGTATCTCAAGAATTCACAAACTTTAATTTGTAAATTCGTGAAAAAAGGCAAACCAACCAGGAGTAATCTGCCACATTAGGAGGGACTGATAAGACTTTTAACTACGACAATACAGCCCATCATTTGAAAAGAGATTATATGCCTTGACTTAACTGGGGCGCTGCTTCACGAAATCCCTCTATTGCACATTTTATATGGTAGTTTTCTGCCCGTTACTGTTGGAAAAGAGTGAGATGCAAAATTTGTGCAGTTCCAGGGGAAAAGCTTGccttttacttttttcctttttgagaGACCACTGCTTCAAAATTGCATAATGCACTCATCAATATGCACTAATGGGTACTTTTGTCGTATTGCATTGACATCCATGCTCGGAACGCAGCTGGAGAGACCTGTTTTGTCTCAAAGTGATACGACTTACCGGGGCAGGCCTCGCTTACAGCCTGTCTGCTGTGACCAATGTACTTTTCACACTTTTGACCCAAAACTACGCTTCAATTACTGCTGGATGGACAAGATGACAAGCAAATCTACATTatatttttcctcatttataaatcaaataaaaaaaacaaacgctCAAATCCTGGACTTTCACCAAATGAGTGGGGAGACAAAGgataaacaagaaacaaagttgaaCAATAGAAGAGTGGTGGTAATGGTGGCTGCTcgctctgtttttcttttgattccaagtttgtttttcttcatgtttttccCTGCCAGCTAGACCGTGAAACTGGGATGGATGACACgtccctccctcttccctcccttcctGTCTTAAGTGCGGAGTAACAGAATAAATGTACAGCAAAAATcataatttactgtatgttttgttttctgtgtatattttcatttctctctcgACTTTAAGAGCATGATGGTGCCTTCTATTTCACCTTTTCCAGTCTTACTAAAGTGTAAAGCGGTTGAGGCTCGCCGCCTCCTAATGCGGAGCtgctcattttgaactattgTCTTCTGggagatacaaaaaaaaattgcagtATTCACAAGATTTAAGTTTTTCAGGTGcatatttacttttttccaTACTGTTTACTACCTAAGATGATCTGTTGTGagttttgtacatttgttttgtattgtctGTTCTGGGTTTTGTAGAGACAATAGGTGCCTCGAGTTCAGTTTGACGTTAAATGGTTAAGAAGTGCATCTGAAGaactaccccccccccccaaaaaaaaaaaaaaaatggtacaTTAAAGATGGTGACAGTGAAATGCTTGGTCCCTGGTTTAACATGTCATAGCTCTCTACACAACCGTGATTTCAATGAACTAAGGTTTGCAGTTTGGAACAagtaaatgtctgtgtgtttcagatgctgttgaTCCTTACTTTGAGTCTGACCATAGTTTTTGCGACTCATGGCAGCACTTGGGTTAATCCCTGGACTCAAAAGTTGTCAGACTGTTCTTTTCTCAGCAGCAATTTTGTAATGATCTGTGTGGGTGGGCTGGCCATAGTTACAGCCTACAGACTAGCAAATAATTGTGCTCACTTTTCTAGCTGTTTatgcatttgtattttcataTGCTGATTATTCATTGTgcttattttattcatttatttttccattctAGGAGAGTCTAATCTGAATGCCATAGTAGTCATCTCCTTGTCCTCtagtgtattttctttttaccacTCAGTAGGGAGGGAAGACCTTTTGGTTTCAGCTGGAAAGGACAACATGAGatgttacctttttttttattttttatcttgcaCTGAAATGGGAAGTGAAATCGATGTAGCATTTTTCTGGACAAATATATTAATGAGGTCTTCCTTGTCTGGTGGTATTGCACTATTCCCAACATTTCTGGGACAATCTGTCAGTTTGAACACAGCCTCTCTCCAAATTTCTCATCtggtaatgaaaaaaaataaaatattagtgCTCATCTTGTTATCAGCATGAATTAATATTTACTCTTGCAGTAACAACAATATTTGATGTATAGACATGGCATATTTTATGTAGTTTTCTAGTCATGCTTGGCTACTCTCCCTTGTAGTTAAGATTAAATATTTTCAGATGTGAGAATAGTTTTAAATAGAGAGACAGTCTTTGACCTAATATTACAGAAGAATTACAGCTATTTGGTCTTTGAGTGTTTTTAACTGACGGTTCTTATGGGTGCCTCTACCCCGAATGTTTATTTGTCAGGTAATTGCTTAACACGGGCACTTAACTGCAATCATACTTTTTACAACAATGGTCAGTGAAGACAGTGGCGAAGAAGAGCCGTCATGCTTTCGGACCAATCTGTGCTTTTACATTGTAGTGGTGGTAAAAATGTTTGAGCATACAAATTTACGGTTGGATAGTTATTATTTTTCCACTGAGGTTTTCAATGACCCGCCCCTTTCCAAATTTTAAAGGATcctcaaaagaaaagagaaaatctgtacattttattttcctgtggtTGAAGATGCAGTAGAGTGGATCCTCTTTGTGAATCATTCCAGTcctttttaaatggaaatagAAGTACATCCTCAGCTTTAGCAGGTGTGGTAAACAGTTGGCTGCCATCTTAATTTTACTGTGTTTACCCCTTACTTGTTGCTAGTACAAAAGTGTTGCAGgtggagaatttttttttttttttttttttgagttttgttttgttttttcctttttattttgaatgtgttGGACTTAACATACAATAAACTACTGATATCAGCACCACTCATACCGTTTGTCATGTTTGCAGGTTCCTTTGTAGAAGATCATGTAAATAATAAGCTGCAGTTGCACGTTGATAAGCTTGCCAAAACAGAGAACACTGGTAGAAATGACTTGCCCCCAGGCGGGCTTGTAGGGATTTGTAGTGAAGGAGATACTCCGTACTGTGGTGCAGATTTGACTGCTGAAGCTGTAGATGCAGGTCGAGTGGCAAGCAGAGAAAACTTACAGGatcagtatttgtttttatcaaatatTTTGCACGTCAAGTTTTGGTTATGGCctgatttttaattttgcaGGCTTAGGGTATTTGTAATTAAAGGAGCACTCCACAGATTGTACACATCAAGATCAGTTTTCTCGTCATGGTTAGTCCTATTCCGCCTGTAAAGACTGTTGTATTAagttttctgtggctctggaaaAGCTTTTTCAaggctgaaagaaaaaaaaatcccatctCAGGTTTGGAGACACAAAGTCTGTGTTACGAACTGGGGGTGTAGCGTTTGGAATATGTGCATGTTTACCAGGCGTGGAGGTTAAGAGATGGATTTGTGTTACgagaagtgtaggatccagtccTTTCGTAGCAAACcaaggactaaaagtcaggataacTCGGCTTCTTTTTAATGTTGTCTCTCCGGAGtcaatattcaaaaaatgcagatgtCTCTAAGGCTGATTTCTCCAAAACTAGGCAACTCACAGAAAAATGATTGTAAATgctttatgaggaaggaaatacattcaacatgttttttagaCAATGAgctttggtgagtaacactgaatgtagaACAGAAACGTTGTTTACTAGAAAACTTCACATGGCACCTTTAACACTGAAAGACACCGTTAAGCTGAAAATTTactgcatgcatatgtgtgaaTTCCTAATACAGGTATTCATTTACATTTGGTACCCTTACATGTTCAAAGGATTGAATCCGTCTCATGATCAGTGGCACCTCCAGTCTCTCCTCAGTCACCGTCACTATTCTCTTCAGATGGCATTTCACTTGAAAATCAAACCTTTGAGCCAGGAGGGGAACCCTTTTGATTTCCTGTTGGATTGCCGCTGCTTTGAGGAAACGGGCCCACTGGGTGGTGTTTATCTCTCCAATGAGGAGCTGGGAGGAAGCCAGATGCACCAAAAGGTGAGTGTGGAGGAAGCCGACCCCCTCTGTGTATAAACCCGGCATTATCAGCACCTTGCCCATACACGTAAGACCCTCCACTGACTGGGTTAGGTGGGAGGGCGTAATACAGCTTTATAGGTAGAAAACATTaggtggaagaggagggggTTTCTGATATGTATCCCATCCTGGTTTAGTTAGGTTGAGCAGGAGGAATTGTCTGATGTGTGTTCTATCCTGGTTTGTTGACAGATTGGAGGTGGAGGACTCAAAGGATCATCAGTGACAGGAACAATCTGACATGGAGGCTTCTCATTTCTTGTCTTAGCAGCAACAGTTTCTTTCACAAAGGACcctgagaaaataaacaatacaaatatgATTTGGtatccactacatctcagaggcaaatattgtactttttactccactgcatttgtctgacagctttagtcactAGTTAAGTGTCAGATTATagtttttcatacccttccagtccagtgaaaaccatgtatctcaaaatttggtgattttgaacttttctgataaactgaaggatgaagtgttcctttatgtaGTTTATGTTTAGGGGTTGagaaataaacaatttaatcCCCCTCCCTtttgatcttatagaatatgatgcattgctgtagcttaaactacccaacagtatataaagtagtttaaattagttcaaccttaaacatctacagcaataaaatgcaacatacacattaatacagCAGTAA
Encoded proteins:
- the g3bp2a gene encoding ras GTPase-activating protein-binding protein 2 isoform X5, with the translated sequence MVMEKPSPLLVGREFVRQYYTLLNKAPDFLHRFYGRNSSYVHGGLDPSGKLAEAVYGQAEIHKKVMSLQFSECHTKIRHVDAHATLSDGVVVQVLGELSNNGQPMRKFMQTFVLAPEGSVANKFYVHNDIFRYEDEVFGDSEAELDEESEEEVEEEQEERQPSPEPLQESPNSTTYYETHPVTNGVEEPMEEPAPEPEPEPEPEPKVEEIKPEADEKVLEEMEEKAPSPVPVESPPNTQEPPKPRVETKPETQTAPLRPRDQRTRDRPAFIPRGPRPDGVASSELQTGKPHLSFVNKGGRGDADSGDMDSRRIVRYPDSHQLFVGNLPHDIDESELKEFFMTYGNVVELRINTKGVGGKLPNFGFVVFDDSDPVQRILGAKVEGPIMFRGEVRLNVEEKKTRAVRERETRGGGEERRDMRRNDRGPGGSRGIVGSGMMRERDGRGPPPRGGMAPKPGMGSGRGSGGQGEGRFTTQRR